A genomic stretch from Desulfolutivibrio sulfodismutans DSM 3696 includes:
- a CDS encoding phosphotransferase enzyme family protein, translating to MSDPLRPFGLVFRRDRPDLPIPGSPERCLSRRVVEDSAGSLYLLESLAASQLAHRQTVAACTAALARAGLTSVAAHLPCLDGGFVASKNRLHIQLSRFAPGVPLPRPDYTLRPEPGQALGRFITDLRDCAARADLPPQLPNRSLADYATTLMRTLAAAEPAVFSRLAPLATAMGAFLDAEPSLPRALCHGDLHPENAIWDGFDLVAAIDWEFVGMAHELYDVAGALGCMGIENPRTFAAGAGAAMIRALRDRGLLNEDNLRWLRPAVMAGRLGWLAEWLRKNDREMVEMELDYLELLAR from the coding sequence ATGTCCGATCCGCTGCGCCCCTTCGGCCTCGTCTTCCGCCGCGACCGCCCCGACCTCCCCATCCCCGGCAGCCCCGAGCGGTGCCTGTCCCGCCGCGTGGTGGAAGACTCGGCCGGTTCCCTGTACCTCCTGGAATCCCTGGCCGCCTCCCAACTCGCCCATCGCCAGACCGTCGCCGCCTGCACCGCCGCCCTGGCCCGGGCCGGACTGACCAGCGTGGCCGCCCACCTGCCCTGCCTTGACGGCGGTTTCGTGGCCTCAAAGAACAGGTTGCATATACAACTTTCCCGATTCGCCCCCGGCGTCCCCCTGCCCCGGCCGGACTATACGCTACGCCCGGAGCCAGGACAGGCATTGGGCCGATTCATAACCGACCTTCGGGACTGCGCCGCGCGAGCCGATCTGCCCCCGCAGCTCCCAAACCGCAGCCTCGCCGACTACGCCACAACCCTCATGCGCACCCTGGCCGCCGCCGAACCGGCCGTCTTCTCGCGCCTTGCGCCGCTGGCCACGGCCATGGGGGCGTTCCTCGACGCCGAACCCTCTCTTCCCCGCGCCCTGTGCCACGGCGACCTGCACCCCGAAAACGCCATCTGGGACGGCTTCGATCTCGTGGCGGCCATCGACTGGGAGTTCGTCGGGATGGCCCACGAACTCTACGACGTGGCCGGGGCGCTGGGCTGCATGGGCATCGAAAACCCGCGCACCTTCGCCGCCGGAGCCGGGGCGGCCATGATCCGGGCGCTTCGCGACCGGGGGCTGCTCAACGAGGACAACCTGCGCTGGCTGCGACCGGCCGTCATGGCCGGACGCCTGGGCTGGCTGGCCGAATGGCTGCGCAAGAACGACCGCGAGATGGTCGAGATGGAGCTGGATTATCTGGAGCTTTTGGCGCGGTGA
- a CDS encoding DsrE family protein has translation MKKVAIFAFRGDMMCFIHVLLNAIDMREKGFETLVILEGAATTLVEKLADESNPMHKLFEKTKALGLFAGACKACATNLGALEAVKKEGFTLLDDMHGHPGMAKYMDDGYQIITF, from the coding sequence ATGAAGAAAGTGGCGATTTTCGCGTTTCGCGGCGACATGATGTGTTTCATCCATGTGCTTTTAAACGCCATCGACATGCGCGAGAAAGGCTTTGAGACCCTGGTGATCCTGGAGGGCGCGGCCACGACGCTGGTAGAGAAGCTGGCGGACGAATCCAATCCCATGCACAAACTTTTTGAAAAAACCAAGGCCCTGGGCCTGTTCGCCGGGGCGTGCAAGGCCTGCGCGACCAATCTGGGGGCGCTAGAGGCCGTGAAAAAGGAAGGCTTCACGCTTCTCGACGACATGCACGGGCATCCGGGCATGGCCAAGTATATGGACGACGGCTACCAGATCATCACCTTCTGA
- a CDS encoding 2-oxoacid:ferredoxin oxidoreductase subunit beta, with amino-acid sequence MVTVADYGDFETAWCPGCGNFSIRKAVIKALVSLGLSPHEVLFVSGIGQAAKAPHYLRANVFNGLHGRSLPPAQGAKLANPGLTVIAESGDGCSYGEGGNHFLAALRRNVDLTLLAHDNQIYGLTKGQASPTTMEGQVTKAQPMGAPSMPFNPMAVAVAMRAGFVARGFSGDIEHLSGLIERAVRHKGFSLVDILQPCVSFNKVNTFAWYKERVYRLGDDHDPRDFGAAMEKAMEFGERIPIGVIYENDRPPFGGRLPEAARGPLALHRPDMAVLDGILAAYA; translated from the coding sequence ATGGTCACGGTAGCCGATTATGGCGACTTCGAAACGGCGTGGTGCCCGGGCTGCGGGAACTTTTCCATCCGCAAGGCGGTCATCAAGGCCCTTGTTTCGCTTGGCCTGTCCCCCCACGAGGTGCTGTTCGTGTCGGGCATAGGCCAGGCGGCCAAAGCGCCGCATTACCTGCGGGCCAACGTGTTCAACGGGCTGCACGGCCGTTCCCTGCCCCCGGCCCAGGGGGCCAAGCTGGCCAACCCGGGGCTGACGGTCATCGCCGAGTCCGGGGACGGGTGCAGCTACGGCGAGGGCGGCAACCATTTTCTGGCGGCCCTGCGGCGCAACGTGGACCTGACGCTCCTTGCCCACGACAACCAGATCTACGGTCTGACCAAGGGGCAGGCCAGCCCCACGACCATGGAAGGGCAGGTGACCAAGGCCCAGCCCATGGGCGCGCCGTCGATGCCGTTTAATCCCATGGCCGTGGCCGTGGCCATGCGGGCGGGATTTGTGGCCCGGGGCTTTTCCGGGGATATCGAGCATCTTTCCGGGCTGATCGAACGAGCCGTGCGGCACAAGGGATTTTCCCTGGTGGACATTTTGCAGCCCTGCGTATCCTTTAACAAGGTCAACACCTTTGCCTGGTACAAAGAGCGCGTGTACCGGCTCGGCGACGACCATGATCCCCGGGATTTCGGCGCGGCCATGGAAAAGGCCATGGAATTTGGCGAGCGCATCCCCATCGGCGTCATTTACGAAAACGACCGGCCGCCGTTTGGGGGCCGACTGCCCGAGGCGGCGAGGGGGCCGTTGGCCCTGCATCGGCCGGATATGGCGGTTCTGGACGGCATTTTGGCGGCCTACGCCTGA
- a CDS encoding 2-oxoacid:acceptor oxidoreductase subunit alpha, whose amino-acid sequence MPDISVNILIGGEAGQGLVTVGDFLAKALVRAGYEIVVTQDYMSRIRGGHNTYAVRVSPDPVFAPREGVDILVALDAASYPLHRDQLSERAVVLVDEALGEAAAGPRTLLVPFKALCPKPIFENMAALGVLCSLLCLDAAWIEKIIHDTFAKKGEEMVAANRKVFADAMAWTAEQQVSFTCIAPAVNTGKRIMLNGNEAIALGAMAAGVNFCSFYPMTPGTSVALTLAAKGQKMGVVVEQAEDEIAAVNMAIGASFTGATALVPTSGGGFALMVEGISLSGMIETPVVVVVAMRPGPATGLPTRTEQADLNLVLYAGHGEFPRAIFAPGTVEQCFHLTHAAVHIAEKYQSPVFVLTDQFLADSYRGVVPFDLAALPAVARPGTAHDGPGVYERYAVTDSGVSPRLIPGFGDSLVVADSDEHTADGHITEDLGVRVTMQDKRSRKMAGLLADAVPPELHGDPSSDVLLACWGTTRGAALEAAALLRESGTSCAVLHFSQVYPLVPGQFLPLLEKAPRAVMVEGNSTGQLARLIRQETGFVFAHHILRYDGLPLTARYILDRLGSKRP is encoded by the coding sequence ATGCCAGACATAAGCGTCAACATCCTCATCGGGGGCGAGGCCGGCCAGGGGCTGGTCACCGTGGGCGATTTTCTGGCCAAGGCCCTAGTCCGGGCCGGGTACGAGATCGTGGTCACCCAGGACTACATGTCCCGCATCCGGGGCGGCCACAACACCTACGCCGTGCGCGTCAGCCCCGATCCCGTTTTCGCCCCCCGGGAGGGCGTGGACATCCTGGTGGCGCTGGACGCCGCCTCGTATCCGCTGCACCGGGACCAGCTCTCGGAGCGGGCCGTGGTGCTTGTGGACGAGGCCCTGGGCGAGGCCGCTGCCGGACCCCGTACCCTGCTCGTGCCGTTTAAGGCCCTGTGCCCCAAGCCCATTTTCGAGAACATGGCCGCGCTGGGGGTTCTGTGCTCGCTTTTATGCCTGGACGCGGCATGGATCGAAAAAATCATCCACGACACCTTCGCCAAAAAGGGCGAGGAGATGGTGGCCGCCAACCGCAAGGTCTTCGCAGACGCCATGGCCTGGACCGCCGAGCAGCAGGTGTCGTTTACCTGCATCGCCCCGGCCGTGAACACCGGGAAGCGGATCATGCTCAACGGCAACGAGGCCATTGCCCTGGGGGCCATGGCCGCCGGGGTCAATTTCTGCTCGTTTTATCCCATGACGCCCGGCACCTCCGTGGCCCTGACCCTGGCCGCCAAGGGCCAGAAGATGGGCGTGGTGGTGGAGCAGGCCGAGGACGAGATCGCGGCCGTGAACATGGCCATCGGGGCGTCGTTCACCGGGGCCACGGCCCTTGTGCCCACCTCGGGCGGCGGGTTTGCGCTGATGGTCGAGGGCATAAGCCTGTCGGGCATGATCGAGACCCCGGTGGTCGTCGTGGTGGCCATGCGGCCGGGGCCGGCCACGGGGTTGCCCACGCGCACGGAGCAGGCCGACCTCAACCTCGTGCTCTACGCCGGGCACGGCGAGTTCCCCCGGGCCATCTTCGCCCCGGGCACGGTGGAGCAGTGCTTTCACCTGACGCATGCGGCCGTGCACATCGCCGAGAAATACCAGAGCCCTGTTTTCGTGCTCACGGACCAGTTTTTGGCCGATTCCTACCGGGGCGTGGTCCCCTTCGATCTGGCGGCGCTGCCTGCCGTGGCCCGGCCCGGGACGGCCCACGACGGCCCCGGCGTCTACGAACGCTACGCCGTGACCGACTCCGGGGTCTCGCCCCGGCTCATCCCCGGCTTCGGCGACTCTCTGGTCGTCGCCGACAGCGACGAGCACACCGCCGACGGGCACATCACCGAGGATCTGGGCGTGCGGGTGACCATGCAGGACAAGCGGTCGCGCAAGATGGCCGGACTTCTGGCCGACGCCGTCCCTCCCGAGCTGCACGGCGACCCCTCTTCCGATGTCCTTCTGGCCTGCTGGGGCACGACCCGGGGGGCCGCCCTGGAGGCCGCCGCCCTTTTGCGCGAATCCGGAACCTCCTGCGCCGTTCTCCATTTCTCCCAGGTCTATCCCCTGGTCCCTGGCCAGTTTCTCCCTCTCCTGGAAAAAGCCCCCCGCGCCGTGATGGTCGAGGGCAATTCCACGGGACAACTGGCCCGGCTCATCCGGCAGGAGACCGGCTTCGTCTTTGCGCACCATATCCTGCGCTACGACGGTCTTCCTCTCACGGCCCGCTACATCCTGGATCGCCTGGGATCAAAACGCCCGTAG
- a CDS encoding ferritin, translating into MLSKKMEQTLNDQVKWEYYSGYLYLAMAAYFEELGLAGFANWMHIQEQEERAHAERFYSFVNERGGRVVLQAIDAPPVKWDSPLAVFQESLAHEQKVTARIGALMDLALKEKDHATAAFLQWFISEQVEEEASVTEVIQKLKLVESTPGGWFMLDKDLALRVFTPPVIP; encoded by the coding sequence ATGCTCTCGAAAAAGATGGAGCAGACCCTAAACGACCAGGTCAAGTGGGAATACTATTCCGGTTACCTGTATCTGGCCATGGCCGCCTACTTTGAGGAACTGGGGCTGGCCGGGTTCGCCAACTGGATGCACATCCAGGAGCAGGAGGAACGGGCTCACGCCGAGCGGTTCTACTCCTTCGTCAACGAGCGCGGCGGGCGGGTGGTGCTCCAGGCCATCGACGCCCCGCCGGTCAAATGGGACTCGCCCCTGGCCGTCTTTCAGGAGTCTCTGGCTCACGAGCAGAAGGTCACGGCGCGCATCGGCGCCCTGATGGATCTGGCTCTCAAGGAGAAGGACCACGCCACGGCGGCGTTTCTGCAATGGTTCATCTCCGAGCAGGTGGAGGAAGAGGCCAGCGTCACCGAGGTCATCCAGAAGCTCAAGCTTGTGGAGTCCACGCCCGGCGGCTGGTTCATGCTGGATAAGGACTTGGCCCTGCGGGTCTTCACCCCGCCGGTCATCCCATAA